GAGCCGTACCGGGTGGAGCGCGTAGGCGACACGCAGCTCGTTCGTGGCGAGTGCGGCCGCCGCGCGCGCCGTGCGGGGGTCGCCGAGCCGGGCGAGGGCGTACGCGGCGGACGCGCAGCGCTGTGGATCGCGGTGGTTGAGCAGCAGGACGAGCGCCTCGAAGGCCCGCCGGTCTCCGGCGACCCCGAGCCGGAAGGCGACCAACTCCCGGGCCCACAGCGGTTGTCCGGGCGCGGTCAGCGCGGCCGCCAGCTCGTCCACGTCCTCGGTCGCCAGGAGACGGTCGTACGCCGCCGAGGCCCCGGCCTCGGTCCGTAAACGCTCCGTGAGTGATCGCAACGCTTGGTTCATGGCGCCGAGCCTAGAGAAGCCGGTCGATCCTGGAGAAGCCCGTACGGCTCCGGGGATGGGCATCACAAACTCAGGGCTGGCGCGCTCGTTACTGGCGGGTTAAGCTCAGACGAGCGAGTTACCCACTCGCGCACTCATTCATGGCGGCCTGGTGACGCAGCCGCCGTGATGGGGGCACCCCCCACGCCCTTAGGGCAGTGGGGGAAGTCGGTTCGGTACTTCACGTACCTGAGTACGACACGGCTCCGGGACAGGGCCGGTCGGCAACACCGTTCCCTGCGGCGTCCGTTCGTCGGCGACCCAGGACGGCACCGGGCGTGTGCGCTCGTCAGCCCGGCAACACCCGCAACCTCCGCACTGTGTGCGCCTATTGGCGTTTCCACGTGCGCACCTCAGTCGTCACCCTCTCTCAGGAGTCCCGCGATGGCCACTCCCCAGTCCGACATCCCTCTGTCCCAGCTCAAGACCGTCGCCGTCGTCGGCCTCGGCACCATGGGCACCGGCATCGCCGAGGTCCTCGCCCGGGCCGGCCGCGAGGTCATCGGCATCGACATCAGCGAGGCCGCCACCACCCAGGCCGTCACCGCGCTCGAGGCCTCGACCGCCCGCGCCGTGCGGCGCGAGCGTCTCACCGAGCAGGAGCGCGGCGACGTCCTCTCCCGCTTCCGTACGTTCACCGATCTCGCGGCCGCGGCCGACGCCGACCTGGTCATCGAGGTGACGCCGGAGTCGTACGACATCAAGCAGCAGGTCTTCCGGGCGCTCGACGGGATCGTGCGCCCGGAGACGATCCTCGCGACCGGCACCAACGCCCTGTCCGTGACGCGCCTCGCCGCCGACTCGGCCCGCCCCGAGCGCGTGCTCGGCCTGCACTTCTTCAACCCGGCCCCGGCCATGCGGCTGGTCGAGGTCGTCTCCTCGGTGCTGACCGCACCGTCGGCCGTCGCCGCGGTCACCGACCTCGCGCTGGAACTCGGCAAGGAGCCCGTCGCGGTCGGAGACCGGCCCGGATTCGTCGCCGACGGGCTGCTGTTCGGCTACCTCAACCAGGCCGCCGCGATGTACGAGGCGAAGTACGCCTCCCGCGAGGACATCGACGCCGCGATGAAGCTCGGCTGCGGGCTGCCCATGGGCCCGCTCGCGCTGCTCGACCTGATCGGCGTCGACACCGCGCGGACGGTCCTGGAGGCCATGTACGCCGCCTCACGCGACCGGCTGCACGCTCCCGCACCCATCCTCAAGCAGCTCAGCGAGGCGGGCCTGACCGGCCGGAAGTCGGGGCGCGGCTTCTTCACGTACGAGGCTCCCGGCAGCGCCACCGTCGTGCGCGACGCG
This genomic interval from Streptomyces dengpaensis contains the following:
- a CDS encoding adenylosuccinate lyase, which produces MNQALRSLTERLRTEAGASAAYDRLLATEDVDELAAALTAPGQPLWARELVAFRLGVAGDRRAFEALVLLLNHRDPQRCASAAYALARLGDPRTARAAAALATNELRVAYALHPVRLLVELRAPEAVPALITTLERRLRPHDPYRRVALACVEGLGALGDVRARPVLNEALAHPALAEAAVHALARLPKA
- a CDS encoding 3-hydroxyacyl-CoA dehydrogenase family protein gives rise to the protein MATPQSDIPLSQLKTVAVVGLGTMGTGIAEVLARAGREVIGIDISEAATTQAVTALEASTARAVRRERLTEQERGDVLSRFRTFTDLAAAADADLVIEVTPESYDIKQQVFRALDGIVRPETILATGTNALSVTRLAADSARPERVLGLHFFNPAPAMRLVEVVSSVLTAPSAVAAVTDLALELGKEPVAVGDRPGFVADGLLFGYLNQAAAMYEAKYASREDIDAAMKLGCGLPMGPLALLDLIGVDTARTVLEAMYAASRDRLHAPAPILKQLSEAGLTGRKSGRGFFTYEAPGSATVVRDALTPLEGAALAPGRTVRSVGVAGSGTMASGIAEVFAKGGYEVVLAARSEEKAEAAKSRIAKSLSRSVDKGRMTAEAAAQTLDRITPAGTYDAFAEVDLALEAVAEELEIKQQLFATLDKVCKPGAILATTTSSLPVVACARVTSRPQDVIGMHFFNPAPAMKLVEVVRTVLTADDAHSTVREVCVKIKKHAVDCGDRAGFIVNALLFPYLNNAIKMVQEHYASLDDIDAAMKLGGGYPMGPFELLDVVGLDVSLAIEKVLHREFRDPGLAPAPLLEHLVAAGCLGRKTGRGFREYARR